From the Girardinichthys multiradiatus isolate DD_20200921_A chromosome 22, DD_fGirMul_XY1, whole genome shotgun sequence genome, one window contains:
- the gsta.1 gene encoding glutathione S-transferase, alpha tandem duplicate 1, with translation MSGKVILHYFNGRGKMESIRWLLTVLEVEFDEHYLTSRDQYLKLLNDGSLLFQQVPLVEIDGLKLVQTKAILYYIAEKYNLHGKDLKERVTINMYSEGLIDLMEMFMMLPFAADPKSKLDSIQSKANERYLPVFEKALTGPLYLVGGKLSLADVLLVECTLMLEEKFPGIMKEFPSLKAFQGRMIHIPAISRFLQPGSKRKPQPDEGYVKTVVEVLNITGPLP, from the exons ATGTCTGGAAAGGTTATTCTGCACTATTTCAATGGAAGGGGAAAAATGGAGTCGATCCGCTGGCTTCTGACAGTTTTAGAAGTGGAG TTTGATGAGCATTACCTGACGAGCAGAGATCAATACTTAAAACTCCTGAATG ACGGCTCGCTCTTGTTTCAGCAGGTTCCACTGGTCGAGATCGATGGCTTGAAACTTGTGCAGACAAAAGCAATCTTGTATTACATCGCAGAGAAGTACAATCTGCATGGAAAAGACCTCAAAGAACGTGTCAC GATCAACATGTATTCAGAGGGACTGATAGATCTCATGGAAATGTTCATGATGCTTCCCTTCGCTGCAGACCCCAAATCCAAACTTGATAGCATTCAGAGCAAAGCAAACGAGCGCTACCTGCCAGTATTTGAAAAG GCACTCACTGGACCACTGTACCTGGTGGGAGGTAAACTAAGCCTTGCAGATGTTCTGCTGGTTGAATGTACTTTGATGCTGGAGGAGAAATTTCCTGGTATCATGAAGGAATTCCCCAGTCTTAAG GCTTTCCAGGGCAGGATGATCCATATTCCTGCCATCAGCAGGTTTTTGCAGCCAGGCAGCAAGAGGAAGCCGCAGCCGGATGAAGGTTACGTCAAGACTGTCGTGGAAGTGCTCAACATCACTGGACCCCTTCCATAA
- the tmem14a gene encoding transmembrane protein 14A, which yields MDWIGYGYAAAILFGGFMGYKRKGSVMSLIAGLVFGGFSAYGAYNVSNDPKNVLVSLGSSGLLAVIMGMRYKKSGKLMPAGIMSGLSLLMVFRLLLLTMV from the exons ATGGACTGGATTGGTTACGGCTATGCTGCAGCCATCCTTTTTGGAGGATTCATGGGATATAAGAGAAAAG GCAGTGTGATGTCCCTGATTGCTGGCTTAGTTTTTGGTGGATTTTCTGCTTACGGAGCCTATAACGTCTCCAATGATCCAAAAAATGTCCTGGTGTCGTTGG GCTCCTCTGGGTTGCTGGCAGTCATCATGGGAATGAGATACAAGAAATCTGGGAAATTAATGCCTGCAGGAATTATGTCTGGGCTAAG tTTGCTGATGGTGTTTCGTCTGTTGCTCCTGACCATGGTGTAA
- the LOC124859594 gene encoding serine/threonine-protein kinase ICK-like encodes MNRYTTIRQLGDGTYGSVLLGRSLESGELVAIKKMKRMFYSWEECMNLREVKSLKKLNHANVIKLKEVIRENDHLYFIFEYMKENLYQLMKDRTRLFPESAVRNIMFQILQGLAFIHKHGFFHRDMKPENLLCMGPELVKIADFGLAREIRSRPPYTDYVSTRWYRAPEVLLRSTSYNSPIDQWAVGCIMAELYTLRPLFPGASEVDTIFKICQVLGTPKKTDWPEGYQLASAMNFRWPQCVPSNLKTLIPNASPDAIYLMTDLLQWDPKNRPASAQALRYSYFHVGQALGTPQQILEQGRPQPGHVHVQTPLQSQQTLQQQQPLLLLKPMPPTHPAPSNQHCSPSRPLQQVQPSPASAAAQSAGYQRHTGLVRDQQPKHILKQEQTEVMPQSHLPYIVDKSLQSKPREQESGSGNLLNYQVKPKGGGRRRWGHGTGHLKDWDNYEESDLSSLSIIGKMNFSEKRRQGKDAVSRYGNVLDYSRPSGKEDAPLNLNKTSAYQEPLRTASAKQHYLRQSRYLPGTSTKKSTTIDASKDFTGSHLWGGSSIPFGGTLPSRGAHGTNTIPGGYMPSFYKKDCGSAGHRGRQSPSVEATASNYATWQSGRSQMNASANAPTSNKSTSSLHPHPPLQSIHGRTDWSAKYGHR; translated from the exons ATGAATAGATATACCACCATTAGACAGCTCGGAGACGGCACCTACGGCTCTGTTCTCCTCGGTCGCAGTCTGGAGTCAGGGGAACTTGTTGCCATAAAGAA AATGAAACGAATGTTTTACTCCTGGGAGGAATGCATGAACCTCCGAGAAGTCAAG TCCCTAAAGAAACTCAACCATGCTAATGTGATCAAACTCAAGGAGGTGATTCGGGAAAATGATCACTTGTACTTCATATTTGAGTACATGAAGGAGAATCTATATCAGCTGATGAAAGACCG GACACGTTTGTTCCCTGAATCAGCTGTGAGAAATATAATGTTTCAGATCCTGCAGGGACTTGCATTCATTCATAAGCATG GGTTTTTccacagagacatgaaaccaGAAAATCTCCTCTGCATGGGCCCAGAGCTGGTAAAAATAGCTGACTTTGGGCTCGCCCGTGAGATCAGATCTCGACCACCGTACACGGACTACGTCTCTACTCGATG GTACCGAGCTCCAGAGGTGCTCCTCAGGTCCACATCCTACAATTCACCTATAGACCAGTGGGCAGTCGGCTGCATCATGGCTGAGCTTTATACGCTCAGGCCTCTGTTCCCAGGAGCGAGTGAAGTGGACACCATATTCAAGATTTGCCAAGTGTTGGGTACGCCAAAGAAG ACTGATTGGCCGGAGGGATACCAGCTGGCGAGCGCCATGAACTTCCGTTGGCCTCAGTGTGTTCCCAGTAATCTGAAGACACTGATCCCCAATGCCAGTCCTGACGCCATCTATCTAATGACAGACCTTCTTCAGTGGGACCCCAAGAACAGGCCAGCTTCTGCCCAG GCCCTCAGGTACTCGTACTTCCATGTGGGCCAAGCTCTGGGAACTCCTCAGCAGATCCTGGAGCAGGGCAGACCTCAGCCAGGCCACGTGCATGTACAGACTCCTTTACAGTCACAGCAGactctgcagcagcaacagccgCTACTCCTGCTGAAACCTAtgccccccacccatcctgcaCCTTCTAACCAGCACTGCTCCCCCTCCAGGCCTCTCCAGCAGGTCCAGCCGTCCCCTGCATCAGCAGCTGCCCAGTCGGCAGGTTACCAGCGGCACACGGGGCTTGTGCGAGATCAGCAGCCAAAGCACATCCTGAAGCAGGAGCAGACAGAGGTGATGCCACAGAGTCACCTTCCTTACATTGTTGACAAGAGTCTGCAGAGCAAG CCAAGGGAGCAGGAGTCGGGCAGCGGAAACCTTCTTAATTATCAGGTGAAGCCTAAAGGAGGAGGGCGGCGGCGATGGGGCCACGGCACGGGACATCTCAAAGACTGGGACAACTATGAAGAGAGCGATCTGTCCTCTTTAAGCATTATTGGAAAAATGAACTTCTCTGAGAAGCGGAGGCAGGGAAAGGACGCTGTGAGCAG GTATGGAAACGTTCTGGATTACAGTCGACCCAGTGGAAAAGAAGATGCACCTTTGAACCTAAACAAGACTTCAGCCTATCAGGAGCCATTGAGAACCGCTTCAGCCAAGCAGCACTACCTGAGGCAGTCTAGATATTTACCTg GCACAAGTACAAAGAAGAGCACGACCATAGATGCCAGTAAAGATTTCACTGGAAGCCATCTCTGGGGCGGCAGTAGTATTCCTTTCGGAGGGACTCTGCCGAGCAGAGGAGCGCATG GTACGAATACAATTCCAGGGGGATACATGCCATCATTTTACAAGAAAGACTGTGGCTCTGCTGGCCACAGAGGGAGGCAGAGCCCGTCGGTGGAAGCAACAGCATCAA ATTATGCAACGTGGCAGTCTGGTCGCAGTCAGATGAACGCCTCCGCCAACGCACCTACATCCAACAAAAGCACATCCAGTCTGCATCCTCACCCGCCGTTACAGAGCATTCACGGCCGAACAGACTGGTCTGCCAAATACGGACACCGATAG